Genomic DNA from Schistosoma haematobium chromosome 1, whole genome shotgun sequence:
tttttgtAGGTaaatggaacgtccgaacaatgtgggagaccgggaagactaGTCAAagagcaacggaaatgaggagatacaacttggcagtactgggaatcagcgaaacccattggacccaagctggacaacaaaggctaaatacgagagagatgctactatacaCCAGTCATGAataggaaaatgctccacacactcagggagttgctctaatgctgtccaaagtagcatgaaatgcacttgtaggatgggaatctaaCGGATccacaatcatcaaagcatcattcaaaaaaaagaaggaggggatcttaatgaatattatccagtgttatgcacccatcaatgatagccacgacgacattaaagatcagttctatgagaggtcgcaatcaatcatagtgaagtgcccaagaaaggatctcaccattctgatgagagatctaaacgacaacaccggatatgaagatatcacgggacgacatggactgggacagagaaacgaaaatggggaaagatttgcaaatctgtgtgcattcaacaaattggtcatagggggcacaatattttcacacaaatgtatacacaaggctacatggatctcaccggaccacactacagagaaccagatagatcatatctgaatcaataaaaaattccgaagaacaatggaagatgtgagaaccaggagaggagctgacatggtttcagatcaccatctagttgtggccaatttaaaactgaagctaaagaaaaactggacaactggacaaacaacactacaaaggttcaatacagccttccttcgagatgccaacaaaatcaacgaattcaagatagctctcaacaacaggttccaagccttacaagatctactgaaggaagaagaaactactatggaggacaactggaaaggtatcaaagaagcattaacttcgacgtgtcaagaggttctgggtctaaagaagcaccatcataaggaatggatctctatagaaacattggacaagatcaaagaaaggaagaacgagaagacagcaattaataacaaccgaacacgagcagagaaagtccaagcacaagctgaatacataggaGCAAACATGCAAGTGaggaagagcattagagccgtcaagaagaaatacgtggaagaactagcaacgacggtgggaaaagctgcaagggaaggaaatacGAACCAACTTTACGATGCAAAGAAGAAACTAGCaaggaaatacagtaaaccagagagactggtcaaggacaaagaaggcaagccaatcactgaaattcaacaacagcggaacagatgggtagagtacttcgaggaactcctgaataggctggttccaatgaatccaccggacatcgaagcagcgcacacagatcttcctatagatgtcaatccaccaacgacggaagaaatcagaatggtcatcagacaaatcaagagaggGAAAGCAGCATGACcagacaatataccagctgaaactcttaagtcagacatcgaagtaactacaagcatgcttcaccttctattcatgatttgggaggaggaacaagtgccgatggactggaaagaaggacacctcatcaacatTTCAAAGAAAGGacatctgagcaaatgtgaaaactacagaggcatcacactactgccagtaccagggaaggtcttttaacagtgttgctgaactggatgaaagatgCGGTAGACGGtcaactttgagatcaacaggtcggattccgtaaggatcggtcattcacagaccaaattgcgacaccatgggtcatcgtcgaacaatcagttgaatgaaactcgtcactatacatcaacttcattgactatgagaaggcgtttaacagtgtagataggagaacgttatggaaaatTCTTCGACACTGTGGAGtttctgagaagattgtcaacgtTAACTGGAACTcacacgacggactacagtgcaaggtcatgcatagaggacagctgacagacacattccaagtaaggaacggagtcagacaaggctgtctactctctctcttactctttcttctggtggtcgactggactATGAAGATTTTGACATCCAAGGGAAAACATGGCATACAAGGTACGGCTCAGAACcagttagacgatttggacttcgcagatgacctagccctcctatcgcatacacacgaacagatacAGATAAAGACAACCAGAGTAGCAGCAGTTTCTGCATCaataggcttcaacatacacaaggggaaaaccaaggtcctcaaatacaacacgaagaacatCAATCCAACCACTCTTGatagcgaaactctggaagatgtagaatccttcacataactgggaagcatcatcgatgaacaaggaggacccgttgtagacgtaaaggcgaggattggcaaagcaagggccgcattccttcagttgaagaacatatggaactcaaaacgactgtcaaccaatatcaaattcaGAATCTCTGATACCAACGTCAAgccagttctactgtacggagctgaaacttggagaactacaacaaccatcatcaagaaggtataagtatttataaatggttgtctacgcaacatactcaacatccattggccggataccatcagcaacagccttttgtgggagagaacaaagcagctttcagctgaagaataaattaggaaaagacgatggaaatggataggacatacactacgcaaatcgtcaaactgcatcatgagacaagccctaactttgaatcctgaaggaaggtggaaaagaggaaggtcaaagaacacattacgtcgggaaaagcagatatggaaaggatgaacaacaactggaaggagctggaaaggattgcccaggacagggttggatggcgaatgctggtgggcggcctatgttccttcacgaggagtaacaacaggcgtaagtaagtaagtaagtaagcttgAGACGTCACATTTCAAAAATATCTAGTAAAAGACACCAAAgtatatttttgataaattgGTAATAACTTGAAAACATACCACACATAGTAGTTGGCAGAGTAATATACACTTTAACCGTACCTAGTAACTTCCCTTTCACACACTTACCCTACGAAAATATATCACATTTTAAGTAAACTCTCAAAGTTAATCTAAGTTAATTTAATTACCAAAGAAAATTTGATTGACCACATGATTTGAGTAAACTGAGTACAGAAAAAAGAATTAGTGATTTAAGTTTACACACCATTTAACACATAGCACTTCACTGATTAATAATTagttcaaaataataaaatgatggaCTGGAAAATATCACAGATGCAAAGAACTAATGAATGTTTCTCAGTAGAACAAGACTATCCCGTTGCTGATTATGAGTTACTTGAAACAACCAAAAAAGACTACAAACCGATAAATGTATTCTGATTTTTGTTTATACAGTAGAAAAGTACAAACCTGGTAAACATTGAAGTAATAGCAAACGTGTAATATATCATTTCCCATAAAACTAATCTTAGTTGACAGTAGGAAATTGATCTTTTTCTTCCAAATGGATTACAACTACAAATATGAAATGTTGATCTCTGTCATTAAGAaagaataaattttttaaattccATAATGATCAGAACTAGGGCAATATTGTGCAGTTAGGTAGAAGGACAGATTTCTAATTACAATCATTACTACAAGACCTACATTTTTAGGgcgttttttttcaaaatgaatttaaagacTTCATGATCAAAAAATCGAAACACAAGAAACCTTGAACTGACTAATCCTGATTAGTaattgatttattgtttaatttttagGGCTGATTGAATTATATAGATTGTATTTACAATTTGAATAATAGACTAAGTGATTCAAACAGAATTTCCTGATGTATataaatcattagaaaaatGCATCTGCAATCTAGAAGTGTGTGATGGTTTCTCAGATATTTAAAGCAACATCATTTAATGTCTCAATTAAACCTATGCAACTCAGTGAAAGTCAATGAAAATTTTTACCATAACTAAACGGTCATAAAAGATGAAAATCTTAAAAGGTAGAGTTAACAAACCATACATAACACTATGATCGTGTAGCACGTAAATTTCATACATTAACTAATAGTACAAGATTGATAAGCACAAAAAACTACAGTTGAAAATATTGACcatgtaaaatgaaatattaaggTCACTAATATTGTTATTAGATCTAATCCAGGTGAAATATGCAAATCATATGCATTAGTAGATGGAAAATGAATACAAACAATAAGAagtatagtaataatattgttaTAATGAGTACTAAGTTAATTTATTATTGGTCAACTAATGATTAAAATTTACCTTCAGCTTGATTAACAACTGATggaacaattgattgattatgttCTGGATGAAATGcagtaacattgaaaattttcTGTATTTTACCAGCGTGTAAATTTCCGTTTTCATCTATACTCTAAAATGgtaatttcttttttgtttttaaaaatggtTATTCGAAATCTAAGAGTAATAAAAAAACTGACTAGAATAATGAATAGATAAGTTGTAAATTGAGATACTTAAATGTAACTCACTAGATATGAGAGCTAGTGAAACTAATTTTGTTGCTAATACTGAAGTAGTTGAAGCCAATTTCgaatacatttatcattaagtCAGTCAAAACGATATGAAGTGCTAGAAAGTTTTAAACTTCATCAACCATTATCGGCCTCTTGCAGTGAAAGCtatctataaataaatattagtaaTACTGAAGTCAGCCTAAATGAATGCATTAAAAATGAGGttagaaatattttaatcaatagCCACAGATTACGTTTTTTGGATGTATGTTCTTTCCAGAGAGTATATAAAAACTAACCAAAATGAAGAAATCCAAACTAGTAGTAGAAGATAACTGTTCTCGAAAAATTTACTTTAAGCTTTCGAATTGCTTAGCTAAATACACTAATGACCTTGACTCATCATATACTTTAACTTTTTTCAAAGTTATGACAAGATTTCAGGATATATGGCAATTACGATCCCTTACGGctctatttccatttcttaatatatacatcttgaagtAAAAGTTAAAGAGAAGAAACTTAATATTTCTTAGACAAACGTCTTAGTAACAATACAATAACAGTCTATGATCTTTGGGTATCATGTTAGGAAATTTCGGggtattttgaaaatatttagcTTAACAATCCCAGAGTAGATGACTATGAAGTGAGTGCAAAAATTAACGAGTATGCACTTAGTAATACTACTATATGGTAAAACACAGTAGGTTAAACAGCTCATGTAAGATATGATAAAGAAGCGATCCGATTTACATACGTAATTTTCTTAAAACGAGCTTATAAAAACCTTCATTTTTACAATGATTGCCGAAATTCGAATAAATACTACTGCTAAGACTGACACGAAAAATTTGGTCCTTCAAATAGAAAACATTACACTATTAATCcgtttatttttcaataacaAGCTTCCTTCGACTAAGCCTGAAAGTAAGTTCTGTTTATTTCGTGGAATCAATAAGAAAATCCATTTGCGCAATATTCAGCATCCGTAAAGTTTAAAACAAATGATGAAAATTAAGAATATCTTAGAAATCTAATCATTTGATTGTAAGCTAGAAATGTATTTTGAGGATAAGATTTAAACTTGAGCGAGTGAACTGTATTTTGAAATTTTGAGTAGTTGATCAGAAATTTAGTGACTAAATCATTGAAACACACCAATGAAATGTTCAATACTCATTTGTCTAGTTGACACTATTTTAAATAATGTGGTGTAATCAGTTATCAACAAACGAGTCCGTTTTTCTTGAATTTTCAACTACCTACATTGGGTTTTTCATTTACACCGTAATATATGACAAACATGTTGATACAATAAAGCAAAGACTCAAAATCAAATACGAAAACATCTGTTAATATCAACGGCATATAATTAGTACAAAATACAAACCTCAGTTAATTTAATAGTATAATCTTCTATAACAGGTTTTCTATCTAAAGAGAGCCAAAATATTTCATCTGTTTTATAAACACGCGCTCGGCAGATTCGTCGAAGAGATAATGGTTCTTCAAGTCTATGGATAAGTAGGCGTACAACAACCGTGAAGAATATACATTCATCTACAGAAAAACATATGATAGAAGAAAAAAGTGTTAAAATTTCGGCTTCATTTCAACAAAAACATTGAGGTCAATTTATGACATGCGGATCATTTAAATATAacttaatgtttattaaaactGAAAATATATAATCTAAGTAAGAGCACGTAGTCTTTTATTTACATAACGGAACATTGTACAAAAAGTTTAGTTTAATAAAATAGTTGATACTTTTCTTGAGAACAACTATTTCTTGAAATGACACAGTATTTCAGATGGGGGAGTTAAAGCATTCGACTTTCAACCATTGAATTTCAGGTCTGAACCCCGCTAAATTTGATATAGTTAGAGCAACTAGTCAGTATTATCAGGCCACATATAAGATGTTCGGCTTGAACCTAATTACACCAATTTGTACTTAATTGCTAACTTCCTATTTAAAACCGTAATTATGAGCTCTACTTTGTTAGCTATAGTAAAGCAGATGGGAAATGTGATACTCATGTAGTTCACCAATAAAATATCGATTGCATTTTAACCGACATACGCTAAAAAATGCAGGATTGCTATAGCATGATGGTTAATCACGAAATTTTTGTGGTATGAATACTTATTCTTAAAATATTCAGAATTTATTCACTTCTTTTAAGTTGCACagggttttggagattgttgaattacAAGAAATCATGAACCTActtaagttagaccaccatctaAAACCTCAGAGCATTGAaagaccatttcgtcctagtataggacttttCAGTGGTGCGCATCCAAGATTCTGAACGCGCaactcgaacacaggaccttcggtcttgtaCACGAATGCTTAACCCCTAAACCATTGAGTACAGattcaacaatgttaatgtctaacttcaacaaatccatGACATTGCACCACCATTTTTCATGGACTTTGGTGGGTAACTACCTTACAATCGACACAGTTTAGCTCTACATGTGACGGTTTTGCACAAGAAATCCGGAAATGTTTTCTCGAAgttagtcaccagtgagcaaatgatgattatcagtatggggttgggGAGATTGTTGAGTAGTAAAGAAAACTCATAACTGTACAAATTACAGTATGCTAAACTGTAACGAAATAATTAGCACAATCTTTAGCTAGTATATACGAAAGAAACATAAAAGATGTACATAAATTTAGGGATCATCTAGTTTCAAAGAAAATTCACAACAACCTTCAGATTTTTACTTTTCTAGTAAGTGAGAAAAGAAACAGTATGGTGTTCTTTTAGACTTTCAGTAATATTTTACAACTTAACTCATAAGCTCCAATTCTAAATGATGGTTGAATACTGAAATATTAATTTTCACTGATAGCATCTTACCATGGGCAGAAACGGTGGGAAAATGATAATAAACGTTTTATAATGGTAAGTTTCGGAAACAAGTTTATAAGCGAATGTTGTTCAACGTGGAAATTTAACGAAAGTTGACTTAAAAAGAGACTGGTATATACGCTCATTAGGAAAACTACGAAATACCATATACGTATCGTCAAAATAAAGTCAGTGCAAATATAActatataattttcataatcGACCTGAAAAATACATATAAATCAACAAATGAAGAACTAACCACGACTTCCAACGACATCAAACATAGAGAATTGATTATGATTTGATGGCCAAGTAACCCAAGTAGAAAATGAAGTTCCGCTTAAAGAATTAGATGATGCTTCTCCTCGTGTGACATTTTCTTCGCCTCCCAAATAGGTTAGTTCACTATCTGATAAATAACGACCAAAACCCAAACATACGTCTAAAATTCTAGAtgatataaaaatgatttaatgtATGTCATATACATACGTTGTAAACCATGAGAAAAAATATCCACACTTTAAAACTGATCATTATGGAATTAATATTTTCAGAATTTTATGGTGGAATAAAATAGCACAGTCTTAGTGTTAATATGTAATATGTAAATTTTAAACTAGCTTTTTACGATCACAATATTTGCATAAAAATATTATAGGAAAGATATCTACAGTAGCCTACCGAAATCATATTGCTTAAATAGATAATGGTATCGATGCTTAGAATTTTTCAAATTACGTTTCATTATTGTGAAAACCGGTTatgaattatgattttaaaacttCAAGGTTTTAAAATATGATTAATCTCACAGTTTTAGAAAGCAAACTAAAATGACCATTATGTTTGCAGCTTGCTTCTAGCAGTGAACTTTGTGGATGCAGAAAAGGAACTGAAGACTAAAGCATCTCAGTGTACACAAGATTACACAAACAGTCCATTTGACTTAAGCATATTTGAATATGAACTCTAGCATATTCATTTTGATATTTCCTCGTTATTTTAGTTTATGACATGAACGTTTCATAAACGTTATAGTCTTAATTCGTTATAAAGTGTGGGATTTATTAAGTCTTTCCAAGCCTACTgttaataaattcattcatcttaTGTTTATAAAAAGtccattattaattattttacacTGATTTTACTAATTTGGGCTTAAATAATGACTTGTTCGCATTAAAAAAGGATTCAATGTGTCAGTATATTAGAGTAACCATTCTTTATTTGAACCCTCAACTAAGTGAACATTAGTATTCATTTACTATTGGGGTCGATAAACATATCACGAACAAATTATTACCCCAGGACAtcctaataacaataatagtgatCAGCTGCAGTAGTTAAGTCGAcattttataaagaaaattttGAGGGATAGATAAATAGAACAGCTTTTTTATGAATACTTACGTCACATACAACAATCTGACCAGTAACTTTGTCGTAGCACAATGAATTCGAATAGTTTATAAGTAAGGATTTCAAAAAAAGAATAGTGttctaaatatcaaataaaataactgaattaatAGATCACAAACAAATCCCAGTTAAGATTTACTAGGCATCTATAAAATTTCATCTTTGGATAAACTAACTCATGTATTTATGACTAGTGACCATTATCAAATCACGTAATAAGTTggaaatgattttaaaaaaatctactAACCCATTTATCGGTAGATAAACATGACCGTCTAATTGACTGACACCAACAAATAGTCGTTTAGCTGTGCTCTTTCTCATTTTAAATAATTCCGACTTTTCTTTTGGTACAGGAGTAAAGTTAACATTCGATCCATCATCTTCTCTTATATCCAAATGTAAACGTAAACTAGATCATGTTTATTAAGGTTGAGAATTAAATATAAGGGTAGACAATATGGGAAAGAATCTTTTATTATTCAAACTACAAATAAATTCTTGAAGTTAACAGGAAACAGGTACTAGTGATGTAGAACTTGTTAATCATGTAAATAGGCATTTCCAACTTCATCAAAGAGAAGCAGTTTAAAATCGAAAATTAGAATTAATGAGTACTAAGCAGTGTTTGATCACTGTATTGGGTTTAGTTCCAAATGGTTTACTTATAACATATGTTTGACTATGGAGTAGGATTATATGACTCGGGAATTTTAAGGTGGTAATACATTTCTACGATAGATTGTAGGTGGGTTTCATTGACAAGTTCTTAAAAGCACGAGAGCCAACTCAAAAGTCTTGATCAGAAAAAAGGCTGTATAACGCATAGGTCTTTTAAAATAAGGTCAAATAATAAGATTCCAATATAAGGAGAATGGTAATATGAATGCGTAACGAATTAAATAACTGGTTATCTACAGGTGATTTGCAAAGTTAATCAATTATATGAGCCTTCAAATACCCGTTAAAAAACGAAAATTATCATCAATATACAAAatgtttggtcatggagcttagACATGTTTCGACTAGATATCTAACAAGACGTTAAACCCCAATGATTTCATATGGAAAATAGCAAAGCAATCGAATCTAACGTCTTGAAAATCCCTATACAGTGTTCGAATGTAGGAATATCGATCGATCGGTTATTCAAAACCAGAATCCCAGTTAATAGTAAATGAATTCCTGAGGCTACTGAGTACATAGTAATAAGGCTCCTATTTCGTTCTTACAAGGATATAATATTCTTGATATCATATAGGTTTTTCAGCATTCTAAGGGTGGAAATGACTTACGTAACACTTTGAGGCTCCCACACACCTGAAATAGTAGCAGTGGATCCAGTTTCTTCAGTAATGATTCGACGGATGACATCGATTATCCTCAACGTCTAAACAAAAATTCGAATTGTAATTTTAATGGCGAAGAAATTAACGTTACTTTTTTCAAAAAGGAATTGAATTAAACAAAACTTTTGAAACTAGTTTTACTTCATACAAACATCACGACTCTTGAATTTTAACGTATCTCTTTACTTTTAGTGATTATGAATCGAACTAAAGAGGTAAATGGAAAAATCTTTTAAAACGTGGATTATCTTTTTCTGACAAACATTCGGTTTGAGTGAAGAAAAGTAATGGAAAATAAATTAACTCATCAACCAAGTATTGGAATACGAGTCACACTCTGAGCGTGAGGGACAGTGATACTAGCCTACTACCTAAACCAAAGTAAGAAGGGATCAAGAAGACTATATTTTGAAGGAACTGAAAATCCTGGGTATCTAAATAAACAAAAGGCGATGCGAGGTTTGGAACTGTGATATTGGTTTTTGACTGACTTTATAGATCATAGAGCAATGACGCCATATTTCTATGGTACCTGTTGAACGAACTATTTAGTATCTGGTCTTGTATGTTGATGGACAAAAAGAGAACCGCCTACTGCTGTCCCTAGTATTTGATAAATTTTCTCCACACCATAAAAATATTCCAATGGTTGACaacatgagtcaatcgaagctaaacAACCATAGTTGGGAAAAGGAGTCACTAAATCGATCGACAGAACTATCTTTTCTCCCTTAGTAGATAGTGAACATtatatcaaaatagaggaagctttctctgttttatatcaagtttcaaaatatctacctcaaggagctagattacggTTACTCTAAATAGCCGAATCCATCTTGACCAACTCCAGAAAACCGAACTTATGTGTCCAGAGAAGGTATATCCAGCCTATAGGTGTACCTTGGCCTATGACTGGATCACTGAATACCTAAActgaaccattgaaattactgtaatatccacaaaaagccCTTGCCATATAAATATGTTGACTAGATCTCTCAAAAGGCTGAATACTTCAATATTGATAGAAAATAGGCGCGACTTATGCTACAAAAGTTCCTGATACGACCACACACAAAGCTCCTTTAGGTATAATAGCAaaatttatctaaataaatCTAAGAAGAAAAGCCGAGTGATGACAATTCTAATTTAGACATAACTTTGGCTTGTTTCCACTGCAGTTACTATATTCACCACGTACCAGAATTTGTGAACCAAAACTATCGTAAGCAGTTTAATCACAAACAGGTTACACTTGAAAGTTTACATTGCAAAACGAGAGaggtaacaaaaatatttttagagTTACCCCATGATATGTTGGACAACGTAATACATGTGTTAGGTACATGTTTAATGGCTCTTCTGAAGACGGGTCTATCGCTTCGTTATTTGATGATGAAGTACCGTGAGTTAGTAAAACATAATTTGCTGTTGCGGTGTCGGATCCCTTTGACAAGTTTTTGATCTCATTAAGTGGGAAACAAATTAATTGTTCATTGGTAACTGAATCCGTAACG
This window encodes:
- a CDS encoding hypothetical protein (EggNog:ENOG410W11Z); amino-acid sequence: MEDVRTRRGADMVSDHHLVVANLKLKLKKNWTTGQTTLQRFNTAFLRDANKINEFKIALNNRFQALQDLLKEEETTMEDNWKGIKEALTSTCQEVLGLKKHHHKEWISIETLDKIKERKNEKTAINNNRTRAEKVQAQAEYIGANMQVRKSIRAVKKKYVEELATTVGKAAREGNTNQLYDAKKKLARKYSKPERLVKDKEGKPITEIQQQRNRWVEYFEELLNRLVPMNPPDIEAAHTDLPIDVNPPTTEEIRMVIRQIKRGKAA